From Onychostoma macrolepis isolate SWU-2019 chromosome 05, ASM1243209v1, whole genome shotgun sequence, one genomic window encodes:
- the mn1b gene encoding transcriptional activator MN1, whose translation MFGLEQFGPQITNRNFGHTEKNFNQPKVSMNSHYKSPGFHSGGPQGTVESGMDPLSKPPVVEMNINMNGGEQYGGFQQGNSELHAGNLQQQQASMHGFFNPHQPHNQSHSHQTHSHQHHQHFGGNFGPEPGSSCLHSGRMMGYNSSMGLQQGFPEGFDPLSEGQSAEGFSQQQSQQQQQRTDSIPDFQHHRPPSGNHPVPAPCLPLDQSPNRAASFHGLSSSSSSSESHKLESRRMPPSGGVDGLDYNYSNEPSSEHFEVSVYSPSESDSQLSQFGHVRQVPGPSFPGNTGLSRAPGMQGISKEHPHTPPQQQQPSAQHSVFFERFGGGCKIPVGIEPGARHPLMQQQPGLIGRQNTCPPSLQQPPQSETGSANASMQEGGVMVPGQHNQFEYPIHRPENRRMHSYGDHVFNMQQKPPPPQQPSNQRLQHFDSPYLNMAKRPRFDFPNATHGGESCSSWNSGMHNPPGMENHLSPAAYPGLSGEFTPPVTDGFSSGPSMQLTGPEQQSMQQQQNAAMMIKQMASRSQQQRMTQPNLQQLGHHSDVSQGPLGHGGPVGGMSQSNIERENGRRMVNFDGRNAHMTLESGWFPGTHPPGEVLGHRIGAGREVGAHEMQQNGPDMMFRAGVNGMGMQEPMRIPGEGHVQPLLSPSIHSQFNSGMGNLSQMQSPSMGVGLPNTPSERRPNDFSGPSMGGPSSFPYGGCNRQGASLSNSQGVSTSPGSLTSQSDFPPNQRSSVSKLGGLSLGNFSKTSGKDNVFGQSCLAALSTACQNMIASLAAPNLNVTFNKKTQGEGKRKLSQTEQDMNNSVVNGTGNAGTEYFSSITAPQSGQMPPAGNSNTKPPGQNQTVQGEASTLSPNYNMETTPCSEGKVATGSGRGRGRRKRDSGHVSPGIFFPSDNSNPVVSPGQQVTSATSVGERSTGTPQEKPHTSPSWGKGGELLLGDQANLMSSLDSGIQSETKSEVCSSQMDFTDDVCTHYSNEDEVSSSSDAPSSVKAGRSPLLGSPKLQRDSGLIGGQKGQGMGLSNHTTSPSEGFGGVGHLGTPGMEQVRTPSSTSAHDEIHPLEILQAQIQLQRQQFSISEEQPLAVKNNKKSSDCSGQDGDGELASCSPDAGKGSVGTIDLDTLMAEQHATWYVPSDKSLLEDSEEEKSVWEKNKVQGTIKEEVDLSQSKTTGGSGSSGTTGGMGSHLQCLSVHCTDELGESKGHGGPVPSWRSLHSDISNRFGTFVAALT comes from the coding sequence ATGTTTGGGCTGGAACAGTTTGGTCCACAGATTACTAACAGAAATTTTGgtcacactgaaaaaaactttAACCAGCCAAAAGTGAGCATGAACTCCCATTACAAGAGCCCAGGTTTTCATTCTGGAGGCCCACAAGGGACTGTTGAGAGTGGTATGGACCCACTTAGCAAGCCTCCTGTGGTTGAGATGAACATTAATATGAATGGAGGGGAACAGTATGGTGGATTTCAGCAAGGAAATTCTGAATTACATGCAGGGAATCTCCAACAACAACAGGCCTCAATGCATGGATTTTTTAATCCTCATCAACCTCACAATCAATCTCACAGCCACCAAACACATTCACACCAACACCATCAACACTTTGGGGGAAACTTTGGACCTGAACCTGGCTCCTCCTGTTTGCACAGCGGAAGAATGATGGGTTATAACAGCAGTATGGGACTCCAGCAAGGATTCCCAGAGGGTTTTGACCCACTCTCTGAGGGGCAGTCAGCAGAAGGCTTCTCTCAGCAGCAGtcccagcagcagcagcaaaggACAGACTCCATCCCTGATTTTCAGCACCACAGACCCCCCAGTGGAAATCACCCGGTCCCTGCCCCATGTCTCCCTTTGGACCAGTCACCTAATCGTGCTGCCTCATTCCATGGCCTGTCTTCTTCATCCTCTTCATCAGAAAGTCACAAACTGGAGTCCAGACGAATGCCCCCATCAGGTGGTGTTGATGGACTGGACTACAACTATTCTAATGAGCCCTCATCTGAACATTTTGAAGTGTCTGTGTACTCCCCCTCTGAATCTGATTCTCAGCTTTCTCAATTTGGGCATGTCCGTCAGGTGCCAGGGCCCAGTTTTCCTGGAAACACAGGGTTGTCGCGAGCTCCTGGAATGCAGGGCATCTCTAAAGAACACCCCCATACCCCCCCTCAACAGCAGCAGCCCTCAGCCCAGCACAGTGTGTTCTTTGAACGTTTTGGGGGTGGGTGCAAAATACCAGTGGGGATAGAGCCTGGTGCCAGGCATCCTCTCATGCAGCAGCAGCCAGGCTTGATTGGCCGACAGAACACTTGCCCACCATCTCTCCAACAGCCCCCACAATCAGAGACGGGTTCTGCTAATGCCAGTATGCAGGAGGGTGGCGTCATGGTGCCTGGCCAGCATAATCAGTTTGAATACCCTATTCACAGACCAGAGAACAGACGGATGCATAGTTATGGCGACCACGTGTTCAATATGCAGCAGAAGCCACCCCCTCCTCAGCAGCCTTCCAATCAGAGGCTGCAACACTTTGATTCTCCTTATTTAAATATGGCTAAGAGGCCCAGGTTTGATTTCCCCAATGCTACTCATGGCGGGGAGAGTTGCAGCAGTTGGAACAGTGGTATGCATAACCCGCCTGGTATGGAGAATCATCTCTCTCCAGCAGCCTATCCTGGCCTGTCTGGAGAGTTCACCCCCCCTGTGACGGATGGCTTTTCATCAGGCCCATCAATGCAACTTACAGGGCCTGAGCAGCAGTCAATGCAGCAGCAACAAAATGCAGCAATGATGATCAAGCAAATGGCCTCTCGAAGTCAGCAGCAGAGGATGACACAACCCAATCTGCAGCAGCTGGGTCATCACAGTGATGTTTCTCAAGGGCCCCTGGGGCATGGGGGCCCAGTGGGAGGCATGTCTCAGTCAAATATCGAGAGGGAAAATGGTAGGAGGATGGTGAACTTTGATGGACGGAATGCACATATGACTTTGGAGAGTGGGTGGTTTCCTGGGACACATCCACCTGGGGAAGTGCTGGGCCATCGCATAGGGGCAGGTAGAGAAGTGGGGGCTCATGAAATGCAGCAAAATGGCCCTGACATGATGTTCAGAGCTGGTGTGAATGGAATGGGCATGCAGGAGCCTATGAGGATACCAGGGGAGGGCCACGTGCAGCCCTTACTTTCACCCAGCATCCACTCACAATTCAACAGTGGCATGGGGAACCTTTCACAGATGCAGTCTCCCAGTATGGGTGTTGGACTGCCAAACACACCATCAGAAAGGCGCCCTAATGACTTTTCGGGACCATCCATGGGTGGTCCATCCTCTTTTCCCTATGGAGGCTGTAATCGACAGGGAGCCTCTCTCAGTAACTCGCAAGGGGTGAGCACCTCACCAGGGAGTTTAACATCCCAATCAGACTTTCCCCCTAACCAGCGTTCCTCTGTCAGCAAACTTGGGGGACTCTCCTTAGGGAATTTTAGCAAAACGAGTGGCAAGGACAATGTTTTTGGACAGAGCTGCCTGGCAGCCCTCTCTACTGCCTGTCAGAACATGATTGCCAGCCTGGCGGCCCCTAACCTCAATGTGACATTCAACAAAAAAACTCAGGGAGAGGGGAAACGAAAGCTGAGTCAGACAGAACAGGACATGAATAACAGTGTGGTTAATGGCACTGGGAATGCTGGGACTGAATATTTCTCAAGCATTACTGCCCCCCAAAGTGGGCAAATGCCTCCCGCTGGAAATAGCAACACTAAGCCACCAGGTCAAAATCAGACGGTGCAGGGGGAAGCCAGCACCCTCTCCCCAAATTACAATATGGAAACTACCCCTTGCAGTGAGGGGAAGGTAGCAACAGGGAgtgggagagggagagggaggagAAAAAGAGACAGTGGCCATGTGAGCCCTGGGATATTTTTCCCCTCCGACAACAGTAACCCTGTTGTAAGTCCTGGCCAGCAGGTGACCTCAGCAACTAGTGTGGGGGAGAGAAGTACAGGCACACCTCAAGAGAAGCCCCACACCTCTCCCTCATGGGGAAAAGGGGGTGAACTGCTGCTGGGAGATCAGGCTAACCTTATGTCATCTCTTGATAGTGGCATCCAGAGCGAAACAAAATCTGAAGTCTGTTCATCTCAGATGGATTTTACAGATGACGTGTGCACACATTATAGCAATGAGGATGAGGTTTCATCAAGCTCAGATGCTCCATCCTCTGTGAAGGCTGGCCGCAGCCCTTTGTTAGGTTCACCCAAGTTGCAGAGAGACAGTGGACTAATAGGTGGGCAGAAAGGGCAAGGCATGGGCCTCTCCAACCACACTACCTCACCATCGGAAGGCTTTGGTGGAGTGGGCCATCTGGGTACACCGGGCATGGAGCAAGTTCGTACACCCTCTAGCACCTCGGCCCATGATGAAATTCACCCATTAGAAATATTGCAGGCTCAGATACAGCTTCAACGGCAGCAGTTCAGCATTTCAGAAGAACAGCCTTTAGCTGtaaagaataacaaaaaaagtaGTGACTGCAGTGGTCAGGATGGAGATGGAGAGCTTGCTAGCTGTAGCCCGGATGCCGGGAAGGGCTCTGTGGGCACTATTGATCTGGACACACTCATGGCTGAGCAGCATGCCACCTGGTATGTGCCCAGTGATAAGTCTCTGCTTGAGGATTCAGAGGAGGAGAAGTCtgtgtgggaaaaaaataaagtccAGGGAACCATCAAAGAAG